The genomic DNA AGTGTCTTCAGGCCTCGCACGTTGGCGGCGATCGACGGCATGGTGTTGCCGGAGCGCCAGTAGATCGCGAGCTTCGGATGTCCCTTGTCGTCCTTGCTCTCGTAGAACGGCTTCAGCCGCTGGTCCTTCACCGTCTCGACGCCATGGACGAGAATGCCGAGCAGTTCTGTTGCCGCTTCGCGGTTGTCGCGGAACTCGGGATTGTCAGGGCCCGGATGTTTCCAGGCCGCCTGAATGCCATCGGGCTTCTGCCATGCGGCCAGGAACTCGTTGGCGATCGTGTCGAGGTTCTTGGTGATCGCCAGGCCGTAGCGGCAGCGGAAATCGCCATCCTTGTTCAGAAGTGACTCGGCGCCCGTGCCATAGAGCACGTATTCGAGCGCGCCGAGCCCTTGTGCGGCGACGCTCTTGCCCTTGAGTTTGGCCTCGTCCGTTGCGCTTTCATCGTGCTTCGAAACGATCGCCTGCACCTGCTTCAGGCCCGTGCTCTTGCGGTCGGGGTAGAACAGGAACCGCTCGAAGCGGTTCTGCTCAAGTGCCGGACCAAGCCTCACCACCTCGATCGCCGACCAGGCGCCAACCATCTCGGAAAAGGCA from Ensifer adhaerens includes the following:
- a CDS encoding imelysin family protein, whose product is MPRTHTLTLAFALTLTAVFPAVAQEGSALSPRVVNEAAVPAVMAKAVDDFIIPGYRNLTEKTAAATQATAKLCAAPSQATVDGARVAFSEMVGAWSAIEVVRLGPALEQNRFERFLFYPDRKSTGLKQVQAIVSKHDESATDEAKLKGKSVAAQGLGALEYVLYGTGAESLLNKDGDFRCRYGLAITKNLDTIANEFLAAWQKPDGIQAAWKHPGPDNPEFRDNREAATELLGILVHGVETVKDQRLKPFYESKDDKGHPKLAIYWRSGNTMPSIAANVRGLKTLFDVADMQSLLPEDSRSVAGSADFVFKSVIGMAGNIDGPIDQALEDKDKRAKLAFLSLNTNDLLDRLNKDFGGAIGLGAGFSFADGD